One region of Armigeres subalbatus isolate Guangzhou_Male chromosome 3, GZ_Asu_2, whole genome shotgun sequence genomic DNA includes:
- the LOC134224768 gene encoding CLIP domain-containing serine protease B4-like isoform X1 has product MWLSCENPPVKASPEMASPTAVVLIFAVLLCGVIECITYRDQCIDLDGLAGRCVKLSKCHSMGDIWRTPVKSIRQSERLADSLCGRYSKNPLVCCTEGRTSQIDVNAINYGKPSYFTTTMKTPAIGSSRRTSSSWRRLPTTASTTAKAKATTTKTFRTTSKTTRFTTPKVEPQADETGFQQTTLTEFPWSALIQYRKLYGVYGFHCGGTLIHERYVVTAAHCVKAIPRTWEISLVRLGEFDIKSPDVDCDKVQCGTPPLDIFVEQIIVHEGYVTRLLSQYHDIALIRLMNAVQPTAFVRPIQLPLPEMGRSLFNTLKTGISAGWGRSKTGSASTVKLKVQLELEDLNGCSESYKVSGVKLTDGQLCASEWRGTGTCSCDSGGALMVRMNDRYYLIGIVSFGPTKCGLKNVPGVYTSVIKYTSWIRRNIY; this is encoded by the exons ATGTGGCTCAGTTGCGAAAATCCTCCGGTCAAGGCCAGTCC GGAAATGGCATCACCGACTGCAGTGGTACTAATTTTCGCAGTGCTTTTATGTGGGGTCATCGAATGCATAACTTATCGTGATCAGTGCATAGATTTAGACGGATTAGCTGGACGGTGTGTAAAGTTGTCCAAATGCCATTCAATGGGCGATATTTGGCGCACTCCCGTCAAATCCATAAGGCAAAGTGAACGATTGGCGGATAGTTTGTGTGGAAGGTATTCAAAAAATCCGTTG GTTTGCTGTACTGAAGGTCGAACGAGCCAAATTGATGTAAATGCCATCAATTATGGGAAACCGTCGTATTTTACAACTACGATGAAAACCCCTGCAATAGGTTCTTCTCGTAGAACTTCAAGCTCTTGGAGAAGATTGCCAACAACAGCTTCTACTACTGCAAAAGCAAAAGCAACAACTACGAAAACCTTTAGGACAACTTCTAAGACTACCAGATTTACAACACCAAAGGTTGAACCTCAAGCAGATGAAACGGGTTTCCAGCAAACCACTTTGACCGAGTTTCCTTGGTCTGCTCTGATCCAGTATCGCAAATTATACGGCGTCTATGGATTCCACTGCGGCGGAACATTGATCCACGAGCGTTACGTGGTGACGGCGGCCCACTGCGTGAAAGCCATTCCTCGTACCTGGGAGAT ATCCCTCGTTCGGTTGGGCGAATTCGATATTAAAAGCCCAGACGTGGACTGCGACAAGGTCCAATGCGGAACTCCACCCTTGGACATATTTGTGGAGCAGATAATTGTTCACGAAGGCTACGTTACTCGTCTATTGAGCCAGTACCACGATATTGCTCTGATCAGATTGATGAATGCCGTTCAGCCAACTGCCTTCGTTCGACCAATTCAGTTGCCCTTACCAGAAATGGGTCGTTCGTTATTTAATACTTTAAAAACGGGTATTTCAGCGGGTTGGGGTCGCTCGAAAACTG GATCGGCCAGTACTGTGAAATTGAAGGTGCAGCTGGAACTTGAAGATCTGAATGGGTGCTCCGAATCGTACAAAGTGTCGGGTGTGAAACTGACAGATGGACAACTTTGTGCAAGCGAGTGGCGTGGAACAGGAACTTGTAGCTGTGATTCCGGAGGAGCTTTGATGGTACGGATGAATGATCGCTATTACCTGATAGGTATTGTAAGCTTTGGCCCAACCAAGTGTGGTTTGAAGAACGTTCCTGGGGTGTACACCAGTGTGATTAAATACACCAGCTGGATTCGGAGGAATATATACTAA
- the LOC134224768 gene encoding CLIP domain-containing serine protease B4-like isoform X2 — protein sequence MASPTAVVLIFAVLLCGVIECITYRDQCIDLDGLAGRCVKLSKCHSMGDIWRTPVKSIRQSERLADSLCGRYSKNPLVCCTEGRTSQIDVNAINYGKPSYFTTTMKTPAIGSSRRTSSSWRRLPTTASTTAKAKATTTKTFRTTSKTTRFTTPKVEPQADETGFQQTTLTEFPWSALIQYRKLYGVYGFHCGGTLIHERYVVTAAHCVKAIPRTWEISLVRLGEFDIKSPDVDCDKVQCGTPPLDIFVEQIIVHEGYVTRLLSQYHDIALIRLMNAVQPTAFVRPIQLPLPEMGRSLFNTLKTGISAGWGRSKTGSASTVKLKVQLELEDLNGCSESYKVSGVKLTDGQLCASEWRGTGTCSCDSGGALMVRMNDRYYLIGIVSFGPTKCGLKNVPGVYTSVIKYTSWIRRNIY from the exons ATGGCATCACCGACTGCAGTGGTACTAATTTTCGCAGTGCTTTTATGTGGGGTCATCGAATGCATAACTTATCGTGATCAGTGCATAGATTTAGACGGATTAGCTGGACGGTGTGTAAAGTTGTCCAAATGCCATTCAATGGGCGATATTTGGCGCACTCCCGTCAAATCCATAAGGCAAAGTGAACGATTGGCGGATAGTTTGTGTGGAAGGTATTCAAAAAATCCGTTG GTTTGCTGTACTGAAGGTCGAACGAGCCAAATTGATGTAAATGCCATCAATTATGGGAAACCGTCGTATTTTACAACTACGATGAAAACCCCTGCAATAGGTTCTTCTCGTAGAACTTCAAGCTCTTGGAGAAGATTGCCAACAACAGCTTCTACTACTGCAAAAGCAAAAGCAACAACTACGAAAACCTTTAGGACAACTTCTAAGACTACCAGATTTACAACACCAAAGGTTGAACCTCAAGCAGATGAAACGGGTTTCCAGCAAACCACTTTGACCGAGTTTCCTTGGTCTGCTCTGATCCAGTATCGCAAATTATACGGCGTCTATGGATTCCACTGCGGCGGAACATTGATCCACGAGCGTTACGTGGTGACGGCGGCCCACTGCGTGAAAGCCATTCCTCGTACCTGGGAGAT ATCCCTCGTTCGGTTGGGCGAATTCGATATTAAAAGCCCAGACGTGGACTGCGACAAGGTCCAATGCGGAACTCCACCCTTGGACATATTTGTGGAGCAGATAATTGTTCACGAAGGCTACGTTACTCGTCTATTGAGCCAGTACCACGATATTGCTCTGATCAGATTGATGAATGCCGTTCAGCCAACTGCCTTCGTTCGACCAATTCAGTTGCCCTTACCAGAAATGGGTCGTTCGTTATTTAATACTTTAAAAACGGGTATTTCAGCGGGTTGGGGTCGCTCGAAAACTG GATCGGCCAGTACTGTGAAATTGAAGGTGCAGCTGGAACTTGAAGATCTGAATGGGTGCTCCGAATCGTACAAAGTGTCGGGTGTGAAACTGACAGATGGACAACTTTGTGCAAGCGAGTGGCGTGGAACAGGAACTTGTAGCTGTGATTCCGGAGGAGCTTTGATGGTACGGATGAATGATCGCTATTACCTGATAGGTATTGTAAGCTTTGGCCCAACCAAGTGTGGTTTGAAGAACGTTCCTGGGGTGTACACCAGTGTGATTAAATACACCAGCTGGATTCGGAGGAATATATACTAA